In Polynucleobacter sp. es-EL-1, the following are encoded in one genomic region:
- a CDS encoding DUF2892 domain-containing protein — translation MKCNIGHTDRVVRMTVGVTLMGLAGFGITGAWAWIGIIPLVTGMIGNCPAYSILGINTAKK, via the coding sequence ATGAAATGCAATATTGGACACACTGATCGCGTAGTACGCATGACCGTTGGCGTCACGTTGATGGGCTTAGCAGGTTTTGGCATTACTGGTGCCTGGGCATGGATTGGAATCATTCCTTTAGTCACTGGAATGATTGGCAATTGCCCGGCGTACAGTATTTTAGGTATTAATACCGCTAAAAAGTAA
- a CDS encoding oxidative damage protection protein, which produces MARMVQCIKLNKEAEGMDFAPLPGDLGKKIWNQVSKEAWAAWLKQQTMLINENRLNMADPRARQYLLKQVEKYFFEGGADTAQGYVPPADEAK; this is translated from the coding sequence ATGGCACGCATGGTTCAATGCATCAAACTCAATAAAGAAGCTGAAGGGATGGACTTTGCTCCCTTGCCTGGCGACCTTGGTAAAAAGATTTGGAATCAAGTCTCCAAAGAAGCTTGGGCTGCCTGGTTAAAACAGCAAACGATGCTAATCAATGAGAACCGCCTCAATATGGCAGATCCACGTGCACGTCAATACCTTCTCAAGCAAGTTGAAAAGTATTTCTTTGAAGGTGGCGCAGATACTGCGCAAGGCTACGTTCCACCAGCAGATGAAGCGAAATAA
- the tal gene encoding transaldolase, with the protein MTSSHSTLEQLKKLTTVVADTGDFERMQKFQPQDATTNPSLILKAAQQANYQALVQRIKAAHPGMKPSELADYILVAFGLEILKIVPGRVSTEVDARLSFDTAATIQKAKHLIALYESHGVDRQRVLIKLAGTWEGIQAAKALESEGIHCNMTLLFSLVQAAACGSVKAQLISPFVGRITDWYKAKLGANWNDANHGGANDPGVTSVKRIFHYYKHFGINTEIMGASFRNTSQILELAGCDLLTISPELLSELQDSTMIVAEKLSSANASKALADENITQLKLDESSFRLQLNNDAMATEKLAEGIRNFCVDTEKLEALLSA; encoded by the coding sequence ATGACATCTAGCCACTCCACCCTCGAGCAATTAAAAAAACTAACCACCGTTGTCGCTGATACCGGTGATTTTGAGCGGATGCAGAAATTTCAGCCTCAAGATGCCACGACCAACCCATCCTTGATTCTCAAGGCGGCTCAACAGGCCAATTATCAAGCGCTCGTTCAAAGAATCAAAGCTGCGCATCCAGGAATGAAACCAAGCGAGCTTGCGGACTATATCTTGGTTGCCTTTGGTCTCGAGATCCTCAAGATTGTTCCGGGAAGAGTTTCTACCGAAGTAGATGCACGCCTTTCTTTTGATACTGCCGCCACGATTCAGAAAGCTAAACATCTCATCGCCTTATATGAGTCTCACGGTGTTGATCGTCAGCGTGTCCTCATTAAGTTAGCTGGAACCTGGGAAGGTATTCAGGCAGCCAAGGCTTTGGAGTCTGAAGGGATTCATTGCAATATGACATTGCTATTTTCCTTGGTGCAGGCTGCCGCCTGTGGCTCGGTCAAAGCGCAACTCATCTCACCCTTTGTTGGTCGGATCACGGACTGGTACAAAGCAAAACTAGGGGCCAATTGGAATGATGCCAATCATGGTGGTGCGAATGACCCTGGCGTTACTTCAGTAAAAAGAATTTTTCACTATTACAAGCACTTTGGAATCAATACTGAAATTATGGGTGCTAGCTTTCGCAATACCAGCCAAATTTTAGAGCTAGCAGGCTGCGATCTATTGACCATCAGCCCTGAGCTTTTAAGCGAACTACAAGACAGCACAATGATTGTTGCTGAGAAGTTAAGCAGCGCCAATGCGAGCAAAGCCTTGGCTGATGAAAATATCACCCAGTTGAAATTGGATGAATCCAGTTTTAGACTACAACTAAACAATGATGCAATGGCTACTGAAAAGTTGGCCGAAGGTATTCGTAATTTTTGCGTTGATACTGAAAAGTTAGAAGCGCTCTTGAGTGCATGA
- the hrpA gene encoding ATP-dependent RNA helicase HrpA, protein MAATVPASNTPRSLEIRFPEELPVSGQRQIIKDALATHQVVIVCGETGSGKTTQLPKICLDLGRGTINGGRLIGHTQPRRIAATATAKRIAQELGSPIGQDVGYQIRFADKSSQTASIKLMTDGILLAQTQRDPLLKEYDTLIIDEAHERSLNIDFLLGYLRQLLPKRPDLKLIITSATIDAKRFSEHFAIGGKQAPVIEVSGRLFPVEQRYAPLEPDAKPDGKKESKEVLEIPEAVAQAIANVWREGAAGAGDVLVFLPGEREIRDCAEALRKDPILQQRFHPEILSLFARQSVSEQERVFNPGNGRRIILTTNVAETSLTVPNIRYVVDSGLARVKRYSYRNKVEQLQIEPISQAAANQRAGRCGRVADGICIRLYSEQDYLSRPKFTDPEILRSSLAAVLLRMSSLRLPKIQDFPFIDKPLGRAIADGVQLLDELGAIVYEDSEVGQDRDEGKHFKLTAIGKQLADLPLDPRIGRMLLAAKDQNALREVTIIASALATQDPRERPMEQTAAADQAHLQFADERSEFLSFVKLWDWYQDALKHKHSNRQLEAVCRSKFLSPRRLREWRDVHGQLHTMLGEKGWKENALAATYEQVHLSLLTGLLGYVAKKEEDEKSQERGSKTGGYIGARGIRPFIWPGSTIGKKAGAWILAGELQETNRMYARTIAKIEPQWVEKVAAHRLVKSLSDPFWDSRQGEVMAFERGTLYGLPIYHGRRVRYESHNPDETRELFIKYALVQEELFGRMDSPALMRETEASAKKQYPGFFEFFWHNRRLIKEIEALEHRSRRPDVLVDDELLFAFYDSRIPKEVRSRESMKAWLKHTNQSSADNKPSPDLELRLAKADLMRHEAAGITVDRYPKKMMVGGGELALTYHFEPGSPKDGVTLIIPLTLLNQVDGRRCEWLVPGMCEEKVQLLLKSLPQKLRRHCVPLPEYAKSFLERALEEKRFGVGDFLDSLISDIRKELGLEIKRTDFRPESLPLHLSMNFRLVDEHGRQLELERNLARLRSEYGQTARTAFQAIAQQAAQEELGVDIAPPKSHPSANKTTTSAVRTVEQGGYRSWDFGELPETLEIQKGNRTLFGYPALVDRTEFCDLEVFDDLVEARKHHWQGLRRLFALSNKDTLKALQKQLPGLRELGLLFINVGSVESLIEQILNLALERAFMNDPLPTNAEQFAERLQAGKPRLALIAQELAKHTLASLQAYADLQKKLAQAKAASPNAFVDIQSQVQGLVFPKMVADIPYEQLVHVPRYLKAIALRIDKLRANPSRDAQCQKDWESVARPWQKLIGGNRGSAAYAIEQDQALMDFRWQLEELRVALYAQKLKTPSPMSLKRLEKILASLR, encoded by the coding sequence ATGGCTGCGACTGTGCCTGCTTCCAACACCCCACGATCTCTAGAAATTCGCTTTCCTGAGGAGTTGCCTGTCTCTGGGCAGCGTCAAATCATTAAAGATGCCCTAGCTACTCATCAGGTGGTCATTGTTTGCGGGGAGACTGGCTCCGGAAAGACAACCCAATTACCAAAGATTTGCTTAGACCTTGGTAGAGGCACCATCAACGGCGGCCGACTCATTGGCCATACTCAGCCTCGGCGCATAGCCGCGACCGCTACAGCCAAGCGTATTGCCCAGGAGCTGGGTTCCCCGATTGGTCAGGATGTTGGCTACCAGATTCGTTTTGCAGATAAATCGAGTCAAACAGCTTCAATCAAATTAATGACCGATGGAATCTTGCTTGCCCAGACTCAGCGGGACCCGCTGTTGAAGGAATACGATACCCTCATCATTGATGAAGCCCACGAACGTAGCCTCAATATTGACTTTCTCTTAGGCTATCTAAGGCAGCTTCTTCCCAAGCGCCCTGATCTGAAGCTCATCATCACCTCGGCAACCATTGATGCTAAGCGTTTTTCTGAGCATTTTGCGATTGGCGGCAAGCAGGCCCCTGTAATTGAAGTGAGTGGCAGATTATTTCCCGTGGAGCAGCGCTACGCTCCCTTAGAACCCGATGCCAAGCCGGATGGGAAAAAGGAGTCTAAAGAAGTATTGGAAATTCCAGAAGCCGTTGCACAGGCAATTGCCAATGTCTGGCGCGAAGGAGCGGCAGGCGCTGGAGATGTTCTCGTGTTTCTTCCTGGTGAGCGGGAGATTCGGGATTGTGCTGAAGCTCTGCGCAAGGATCCTATTTTGCAGCAGCGCTTTCACCCCGAGATTTTGAGCCTATTTGCTCGCCAGTCAGTATCAGAACAAGAGCGTGTATTTAATCCGGGCAATGGACGCAGAATTATCCTCACTACCAACGTTGCCGAAACATCCTTAACCGTCCCCAATATTCGTTATGTGGTTGATAGTGGTTTAGCTAGGGTTAAACGCTACTCTTATCGCAATAAAGTCGAGCAATTACAAATAGAGCCAATTTCTCAAGCGGCTGCCAATCAAAGGGCTGGGCGATGCGGTCGTGTTGCAGATGGTATTTGTATTCGACTCTACAGCGAACAAGATTATTTAAGTCGCCCTAAATTTACTGATCCCGAGATCCTTCGCAGCTCACTAGCCGCAGTTTTACTGCGCATGAGTTCTTTGCGTTTACCAAAAATTCAAGATTTTCCCTTCATTGATAAACCCCTTGGTAGAGCCATTGCGGATGGCGTGCAGCTTTTAGATGAGCTAGGGGCAATCGTCTATGAGGATAGTGAAGTTGGTCAGGATAGGGATGAGGGCAAGCACTTTAAGTTAACCGCCATTGGTAAGCAACTAGCTGACCTTCCTCTCGATCCCCGTATCGGCCGGATGTTGCTTGCTGCAAAAGATCAAAACGCCTTACGCGAAGTGACCATTATTGCTTCAGCCTTGGCTACCCAAGATCCACGTGAGCGCCCCATGGAGCAAACTGCTGCAGCCGATCAAGCGCATCTCCAGTTTGCTGATGAGCGTTCAGAATTTCTGAGTTTTGTGAAATTATGGGATTGGTATCAAGATGCTTTAAAGCACAAACATAGCAATCGCCAATTGGAAGCTGTGTGCCGCTCTAAGTTTTTATCCCCAAGACGCTTGCGAGAGTGGCGCGATGTGCATGGTCAACTGCATACGATGTTGGGTGAGAAGGGGTGGAAAGAAAATGCTCTGGCTGCTACTTATGAGCAAGTACATTTATCTCTTCTTACTGGCCTTCTCGGTTATGTCGCGAAAAAAGAAGAAGATGAAAAGTCTCAAGAGCGCGGCAGTAAAACAGGTGGGTACATCGGTGCACGAGGAATTCGTCCATTTATTTGGCCAGGCTCTACTATTGGCAAAAAAGCAGGAGCATGGATCTTAGCTGGTGAGCTTCAGGAAACCAATCGCATGTATGCCAGAACGATTGCAAAGATTGAGCCGCAGTGGGTAGAAAAGGTCGCCGCACACCGTCTGGTGAAATCCTTGAGCGATCCCTTCTGGGATAGCCGCCAGGGTGAAGTCATGGCATTTGAGCGTGGCACTTTATATGGCCTGCCCATCTATCATGGACGACGAGTTCGTTATGAGTCTCACAACCCGGATGAAACCCGTGAGTTATTTATTAAATATGCTCTAGTACAAGAAGAGTTATTTGGACGCATGGATTCTCCAGCCTTAATGCGCGAAACAGAGGCGAGTGCTAAAAAACAATATCCAGGGTTCTTTGAATTTTTCTGGCATAACCGTAGGCTTATAAAGGAAATTGAGGCGCTTGAACACCGTTCACGTCGACCTGATGTGCTGGTAGATGATGAGCTGTTATTTGCTTTTTATGACTCGCGTATTCCAAAAGAGGTGCGCAGTAGAGAGTCGATGAAGGCCTGGCTAAAGCATACCAATCAATCTAGCGCTGACAACAAACCAAGTCCTGATTTGGAATTACGCCTTGCGAAAGCCGACCTGATGCGTCATGAGGCCGCAGGAATAACAGTAGATCGTTACCCCAAAAAAATGATGGTAGGTGGTGGCGAGCTCGCTTTGACATACCACTTTGAGCCCGGAAGTCCTAAAGATGGGGTAACACTCATTATTCCTCTAACGCTCCTTAATCAAGTGGATGGCCGACGTTGCGAATGGCTGGTTCCCGGTATGTGTGAGGAGAAGGTACAACTACTCCTCAAATCCTTGCCGCAGAAATTGCGCCGTCATTGTGTGCCTTTACCTGAGTATGCAAAATCGTTCTTAGAGCGTGCGCTCGAAGAAAAGCGGTTTGGAGTTGGAGACTTCTTGGATAGCCTTATCAGTGATATTCGTAAAGAACTTGGGCTTGAAATCAAGCGTACCGACTTTAGACCAGAATCTTTACCCCTGCATTTATCCATGAACTTTCGTTTAGTGGATGAGCATGGTCGTCAACTCGAGTTGGAGCGTAACCTTGCCAGGTTGCGTTCTGAGTACGGGCAAACTGCGAGAACTGCATTTCAGGCAATTGCCCAACAAGCCGCCCAAGAAGAGTTGGGAGTAGACATTGCACCTCCTAAATCACACCCATCGGCAAATAAGACGACGACTTCTGCAGTAAGAACAGTGGAGCAGGGTGGCTATCGCAGCTGGGACTTTGGTGAATTGCCCGAAACTCTGGAAATCCAAAAAGGAAATCGCACCCTTTTTGGCTATCCCGCTTTAGTGGATCGTACAGAGTTCTGTGACCTCGAAGTATTCGATGATCTTGTGGAGGCCCGCAAGCATCATTGGCAAGGCCTACGCCGTCTATTTGCACTCTCAAATAAAGATACTTTAAAAGCACTGCAAAAGCAGTTACCGGGCCTGCGTGAATTAGGACTGTTATTTATCAATGTCGGCTCGGTAGAGAGTTTGATCGAGCAAATTCTCAATCTTGCGCTTGAGCGCGCCTTCATGAATGATCCACTACCTACGAATGCCGAGCAGTTTGCAGAGCGATTGCAAGCAGGTAAGCCAAGACTGGCCTTAATTGCTCAAGAGCTTGCTAAACATACCCTGGCCTCCTTACAAGCTTATGCTGATTTACAGAAAAAATTGGCTCAAGCAAAGGCCGCATCACCGAATGCGTTTGTAGATATTCAGTCACAAGTGCAGGGTTTGGTATTTCCTAAAATGGTTGCCGATATCCCCTATGAGCAGCTGGTCCACGTCCCTCGGTATCTCAAGGCAATTGCCCTGCGGATTGATAAGCTAAGAGCTAATCCCAGCAGGGATGCTCAGTGCCAGAAAGATTGGGAGTCGGTTGCAAGACCTTGGCAAAAGCTGATTGGGGGAAATCGTGGTTCGGCTGCCTATGCCATCGAGCAAGACCAGGCGCTCATGGATTTTCGCTGGCAATTAGAGGAGTTAAGGGTAGCTTTGTATGCGCAAAAGCTCAAGACTCCTAGCCCCATGTCTTTAAAGCGCCTTGAAAAGATCTTGGCTAGCTTGCGATAA
- the rlmB gene encoding 23S rRNA (guanosine(2251)-2'-O)-methyltransferase RlmB, with translation MKQILVGFHAVQARLRVDPDSLKSVYFDPSRRDRRMGDFLKQAEEILGERLHAADAERLHKLTGHDRHQGVVALAEKMTVARTITEVVEDAQGSQDKVMFLVLDGVTDPHNFGACLRVADGAGVDAVVIPKDRSASINATVSKVSSGASEVMPVITVTNLVRSMKEMQDAGVWLIGTDDEAQKSIYDLDLTGPIGIVMGAEGEGMRRLTRETCDKLVRIPMQGVVESLNVSVASGVCLYEALRQRLLKTEKSST, from the coding sequence ATGAAGCAAATATTAGTCGGTTTTCATGCAGTACAGGCGCGCTTAAGGGTTGATCCCGACAGCCTGAAGTCAGTCTATTTTGATCCTAGCCGACGTGACCGCCGTATGGGTGATTTTTTAAAGCAGGCAGAAGAGATTCTAGGTGAGCGATTGCATGCTGCTGATGCGGAGCGCCTACATAAATTAACGGGACACGATCGCCATCAAGGTGTAGTTGCTTTGGCTGAGAAGATGACCGTAGCGCGAACTATTACTGAAGTGGTAGAGGATGCACAGGGTAGTCAAGATAAAGTGATGTTCCTAGTGCTTGATGGTGTTACCGATCCCCATAATTTTGGAGCATGTTTGCGGGTAGCAGATGGCGCTGGAGTTGATGCGGTTGTGATTCCTAAAGATCGCTCAGCATCGATTAATGCTACTGTAAGCAAGGTTTCTAGTGGTGCTTCTGAAGTGATGCCGGTTATTACCGTGACGAATTTAGTGCGCAGCATGAAAGAAATGCAAGATGCTGGAGTGTGGTTGATTGGTACTGATGATGAAGCGCAGAAGTCTATTTACGATCTCGATCTCACTGGCCCCATTGGTATTGTGATGGGGGCAGAGGGTGAGGGTATGCGTCGCTTAACGCGAGAAACATGTGATAAGTTAGTGCGCATTCCCATGCAAGGAGTTGTGGAAAGCCTGAATGTTTCTGTTGCTAGTGGCGTATGCTTGTATGAGGCGTTGCGACAGCGCTTACTAAAGACCGAAAAATCATCCACTTAA
- the rpiA gene encoding ribose-5-phosphate isomerase RpiA, which yields MNQDQLKQLVGEGARDEVLKLPAGQILGVGTGSTANCFIDALAPHKDHFAGAVSSSNATTERLLKHGFTVLDPNDVKDLPAYVDGADEIDSAGNMIKGGGGALTREKIIASMAQQFICICDASKQVPVLGTFALPVEIIPLSRGVVTRELEKLGGTVSLRLSKETRSDLGQTPSQAFVTDNGGWILDVAGLRISDPLALEAQINQIAGVITVGLFAKEKADILLVSNASGVSRLTF from the coding sequence ATGAATCAAGATCAACTAAAGCAATTGGTGGGTGAGGGAGCCAGAGATGAGGTGCTCAAGTTGCCTGCTGGGCAAATTCTCGGGGTAGGAACTGGCTCAACTGCGAATTGTTTTATTGATGCTTTAGCGCCCCATAAGGACCATTTTGCTGGAGCCGTATCGAGTTCTAATGCCACTACGGAACGCCTGCTTAAACATGGCTTCACAGTTTTAGATCCCAATGATGTGAAAGATTTGCCAGCCTATGTGGATGGTGCTGATGAAATTGATTCTGCCGGAAACATGATTAAGGGTGGCGGAGGTGCTTTGACTCGGGAAAAAATCATTGCTTCGATGGCTCAGCAATTTATCTGTATCTGTGATGCTTCCAAGCAAGTCCCTGTATTGGGCACATTTGCCTTGCCAGTAGAAATCATTCCGCTCTCAAGAGGTGTTGTTACTAGAGAATTGGAAAAGCTGGGCGGTACCGTGAGCTTGCGCCTGTCTAAAGAAACTCGGTCGGATTTAGGTCAAACCCCCAGTCAAGCTTTTGTGACTGACAATGGGGGGTGGATCTTAGATGTAGCTGGTCTCAGAATTAGCGATCCATTAGCGCTTGAAGCGCAAATCAATCAAATCGCTGGGGTGATCACGGTAGGTCTATTTGCCAAAGAGAAGGCGGATATTCTCTTGGTGAGTAATGCGTCAGGCGTCAGTCGCCTGACTTTCTGA
- the trxC gene encoding thioredoxin TrxC gives MIIQCPHCAKGNRVPAEKLNQSPTCGACKQDLLSLPINATTANFSELISQTSLPVIVDFWAPWCGPCKMFAPTFQASAIAHANQVLFVKVDTESEQMLGAQFNIRSIPTLAGFKHGKEVHRVSGALPPAQLEQFVNQLAI, from the coding sequence ATGATTATTCAGTGCCCACATTGCGCCAAGGGAAACCGCGTTCCCGCCGAAAAACTTAATCAAAGCCCCACCTGTGGAGCTTGCAAGCAGGACTTGCTCTCTTTGCCAATAAACGCAACGACAGCTAACTTTTCGGAACTCATTTCCCAAACTTCGCTGCCAGTCATTGTCGATTTTTGGGCACCATGGTGCGGCCCCTGCAAGATGTTTGCCCCCACCTTTCAGGCAAGCGCTATTGCACATGCCAATCAGGTGCTATTTGTCAAAGTAGACACTGAATCAGAACAGATGCTTGGGGCGCAATTTAACATTCGCTCAATTCCTACCCTTGCTGGCTTTAAGCATGGCAAGGAAGTGCATCGCGTCAGCGGGGCTCTACCCCCTGCCCAGCTAGAGCAGTTTGTTAATCAATTGGCCATCTAA
- the argA gene encoding amino-acid N-acetyltransferase, translating into MPTNAPNPPSNPEISSSNFPFVGWLRDVAPYIHSFREKTFVIAFAGELVQEIGLENLIEDIAMLHAMGMRIVLVHGIRPQIEEQLTLRNIKSQFGKSAMHSYRITDAAALECVKEAAGELRLDIEAAFSRGLPNTPMAGSRISVISGNFITAMPVGVVEGIDYVHTGLVRKVDSTSIKLSLDSNKIVLLSPLGFSPTGQAFNLAFEDVAASTAAALKADKLIFLSPYQGLKDNEGDYITELSMPQLHEYIAQHKDMDIGMKSLLNIAGRAIRAGVSRVHFLPCNQDGALLEELFTHDGIGMMLASSDIENLREANQDDVGGILQLTSPLEEEGILAARGQDVIERDIQRFSVIEHDKVLFGCAALFPFPNGVGELACLAVDPDVQGSGDGERLLKRVEMRAKQEGIKKLFVLTTRTEHWFLKRGFKRASVDDLPEERKQIYNWDRKSMVLTKDL; encoded by the coding sequence ATGCCGACAAACGCACCAAACCCGCCCTCAAACCCTGAAATATCAAGCTCTAACTTTCCGTTTGTAGGATGGTTGCGTGACGTTGCTCCCTACATTCATAGTTTTCGCGAGAAGACTTTTGTCATTGCCTTTGCAGGCGAACTCGTTCAAGAAATCGGCCTTGAGAACCTCATTGAAGATATTGCCATGCTTCACGCGATGGGTATGCGAATTGTGCTGGTGCATGGCATTCGCCCTCAGATTGAAGAGCAACTTACTCTCAGAAATATTAAAAGCCAGTTCGGCAAAAGTGCAATGCACAGCTATCGGATTACAGATGCTGCCGCATTAGAGTGCGTCAAAGAAGCTGCTGGTGAGTTACGTCTTGATATCGAGGCCGCCTTTAGCCGCGGTCTACCAAATACTCCAATGGCAGGCTCCCGGATCTCTGTCATCTCAGGCAACTTTATTACTGCTATGCCTGTTGGTGTCGTTGAAGGCATCGATTATGTCCATACCGGCTTAGTTCGCAAGGTAGATTCCACCTCTATCAAGTTATCGCTCGATAGTAATAAGATCGTTTTGTTATCACCTTTAGGCTTCTCGCCTACAGGTCAAGCATTTAATCTCGCCTTTGAAGATGTAGCCGCTTCTACTGCAGCAGCACTTAAAGCAGACAAGTTGATTTTCTTAAGTCCTTATCAAGGCCTCAAGGATAATGAGGGCGACTACATCACCGAATTATCGATGCCGCAATTACATGAATACATTGCTCAGCATAAGGATATGGATATTGGCATGAAGAGCCTGCTCAACATTGCTGGTAGGGCTATTCGGGCCGGCGTTAGCCGTGTTCACTTCTTACCCTGCAATCAGGATGGTGCACTGCTTGAAGAGCTCTTTACCCATGATGGTATTGGCATGATGCTAGCCTCCTCCGATATTGAGAATTTACGTGAAGCAAATCAAGATGATGTGGGTGGCATTTTGCAATTGACCAGCCCATTAGAAGAAGAAGGTATCTTGGCAGCCCGCGGTCAAGACGTTATTGAGCGTGATATCCAGCGCTTTTCCGTCATCGAGCACGACAAGGTGCTGTTTGGTTGTGCAGCCCTCTTCCCCTTCCCCAATGGTGTGGGAGAGCTTGCCTGCTTGGCAGTCGATCCAGATGTTCAAGGTTCTGGGGATGGAGAGCGCCTTCTTAAGCGGGTTGAAATGAGAGCTAAACAAGAAGGCATTAAGAAATTATTTGTTCTGACTACCAGAACTGAGCACTGGTTTCTCAAGCGCGGCTTTAAGCGCGCCTCAGTCGATGATTTGCCCGAAGAAAGAAAGCAAATCTATAACTGGGATCGCAAGTCAATGGTTCTTACTAAAGACCTCTAA